One Deinococcus roseus genomic region harbors:
- a CDS encoding response regulator, translated as MISILLVDDHALVREGTHALLQQDPNLQVVGEARDGQQAIDLCDTLTPDIAIMDVNMPNMGGIEATRQIKKLYPRIAVLGLSAHDDEAFVMALLEAGAAGYLLKDAPGQDLIDAIYAAKRGESVIAPQLTQMILKRVRQGSEQKTEALTEREREVLLLAARGFSNKEIAKKLEISPKTVEVHLSALFEKLEVASRTEAVIRSMKRGIIQLSEL; from the coding sequence ATGATTTCCATTTTGCTGGTAGATGATCACGCTCTGGTTCGAGAAGGCACACACGCTCTTTTGCAACAGGATCCCAACTTGCAGGTGGTGGGCGAGGCCCGCGACGGACAGCAGGCCATAGACCTCTGTGACACCCTCACCCCTGACATTGCCATCATGGATGTCAACATGCCCAACATGGGCGGCATTGAAGCCACCCGCCAGATCAAGAAGCTGTATCCCCGCATTGCTGTGCTGGGCCTCAGTGCCCACGACGACGAGGCTTTTGTGATGGCCCTGCTGGAAGCAGGCGCTGCAGGGTACCTGCTGAAAGATGCTCCTGGACAGGACCTCATTGATGCCATTTATGCAGCCAAACGCGGCGAGAGTGTGATTGCGCCTCAACTCACCCAGATGATCCTGAAGCGGGTCCGGCAGGGCAGCGAACAGAAAACCGAAGCCCTCACTGAACGGGAACGTGAAGTGCTGCTGCTGGCTGCGCGGGGCTTTTCCAACAAGGAGATTGCCAAGAAACTGGAGATCTCTCCCAAAACTGTGGAAGTGCACCTCAGCGCCCTCTTTGAAAAACTGGAGGTGGCCAGCCGCACCGAGGCCGTGATCCGCAGCATGAAACGTGGCATCATCCAACTCAGTGAATTGTAA